One window of Curtobacterium sp. 458 genomic DNA carries:
- a CDS encoding Rv2175c family DNA-binding protein, with the protein MSPAPTDDATLSERWLTVPDLVELFGVTPGRVHRLFEQKTLLPARVDGVLRVPSEFLDGSEPLPELRGTLIVLADNGFSDDEAVRWMLAVDDAIGDSPINALRAGRKAEVRRIAQSLL; encoded by the coding sequence GTGAGTCCTGCACCCACTGACGACGCGACCCTTTCCGAACGCTGGCTGACGGTCCCCGACCTCGTCGAGCTGTTCGGCGTGACCCCCGGCCGGGTCCACCGGCTCTTCGAGCAGAAGACACTGCTGCCCGCCCGGGTGGACGGTGTGCTCCGGGTGCCGAGCGAGTTCCTCGACGGCTCCGAGCCGCTCCCCGAGCTCCGCGGCACGCTGATCGTGCTCGCCGACAACGGCTTCTCCGACGACGAGGCGGTGCGCTGGATGCTCGCCGTCGACGACGCGATCGGCGACTCGCCGATCAACGCGCTGCGCGCCGGCCGCAAGGCCGAGGTGCGCCGCATCGCGCAGTCACTGCTCTAG
- a CDS encoding LysM peptidoglycan-binding domain-containing protein: MDNAADEAARRARSARFATMPIVLAGTIAVTAGLTGPVAHLEARHDDEGGANKRHVDQDRNESDGPVFTTAVARPAETTVTTVAAVSKAPTTAVPTNYTVRQGDTVSAIAARYGLSAQEVLVRNGLGWNTIIHPGQTLHLASTPAVQAAPARTTTTSTTGSYHVRSGDTVSGIASRIGVSTQALLRANNLSQRSVIYPGQTLRVPSASAPSTPSTSSSSASPRPASTASTSSGHVKIASGDTIASIAAAHHVSVKALLAANGLSYTSTIYAGKTLVLPGATVSTAAATSTGSTGASVSSTVLSAEQWRNAATIVSVGRSLGVPQRGLVVALAAAMQESSLRNLSHGDRDSVGLFQQRPSQGWGSAASLQDPSTAAKRFFAGNPGKTRGLLGVSGWASMSVTDAAQAVQVSAYPKAYAKWAGPAETWLASL; the protein is encoded by the coding sequence GTGGACAACGCTGCAGACGAGGCCGCCCGACGCGCGCGATCCGCCCGCTTCGCGACCATGCCGATCGTCCTCGCCGGGACGATCGCCGTGACCGCCGGCCTGACCGGACCGGTCGCGCACCTCGAAGCGCGGCACGACGACGAGGGCGGTGCCAACAAGCGGCACGTGGACCAGGACCGCAACGAGAGCGACGGCCCGGTGTTCACCACCGCCGTCGCGCGTCCGGCCGAGACCACGGTCACGACGGTCGCCGCCGTCTCCAAGGCCCCCACCACCGCTGTGCCCACGAACTACACCGTGCGGCAGGGCGACACCGTGTCCGCGATCGCGGCACGCTACGGCCTCTCCGCGCAGGAGGTGCTCGTGCGCAACGGCCTCGGCTGGAACACGATCATCCACCCCGGGCAGACCCTCCACCTCGCCAGCACCCCCGCGGTGCAGGCCGCTCCGGCACGGACGACGACGACGTCGACCACGGGGAGCTACCACGTGCGCTCGGGTGACACCGTGTCGGGCATCGCCTCCCGGATCGGCGTGTCGACGCAGGCCCTCCTCCGCGCCAACAACCTCTCGCAGCGGAGCGTCATCTACCCCGGGCAGACCCTCCGGGTGCCCTCCGCCTCGGCCCCGAGCACTCCGAGCACCTCGTCGTCGAGTGCCTCCCCGCGGCCCGCATCCACGGCGTCCACCAGCAGCGGACACGTGAAGATCGCCTCCGGCGACACGATCGCGTCCATCGCCGCCGCGCACCACGTGTCGGTGAAGGCGCTCCTCGCCGCGAACGGCCTCAGCTACACGAGCACGATCTACGCGGGCAAGACGCTCGTACTGCCGGGAGCCACCGTGTCGACCGCTGCGGCGACCTCGACCGGGTCCACCGGAGCGTCGGTCTCGAGCACGGTCCTCAGCGCCGAGCAGTGGCGGAACGCGGCCACGATCGTCAGCGTGGGGCGCTCGCTCGGCGTCCCGCAGCGCGGGCTCGTCGTCGCCCTCGCCGCCGCGATGCAGGAGTCGAGCCTCCGGAACCTCTCGCACGGCGACCGCGACTCGGTCGGCCTCTTCCAGCAGCGGCCGAGCCAGGGATGGGGCAGCGCCGCCTCCCTGCAGGACCCCTCGACCGCGGCCAAGCGGTTCTTCGCGGGGAACCCCGGCAAGACCCGCGGGTTGCTCGGCGTCTCGGGTTGGGCGTCGATGAGCGTGACGGACGCCGCGCAGGCCGTGCAGGTGTCGGCGTACCCGAAGGCGTACGCGAAGTGGGCCGGCCCGGCCGAGACCTGGCTCGCCTCGCTCTGA
- the pknB gene encoding Stk1 family PASTA domain-containing Ser/Thr kinase produces the protein MTTNATDPMIGRMIDRRYRVRSRIARGGMATVYLATDVRLERRVAIKIMHGHLADDQAFRERFIQEARSAARLSHPNLVGVYDQGAEDDTAYIVMEYIPGITLRDLLQEHHALTPEQATDILRAVLAGLASAHRAGIVHRDLKPENVLLADDGRIKLGDFGLARATTANTATGAALLGTIAYLSPELVTRGAADSRSDIYALGIMLYEMLTGEQPYKGDQPMQIAYQHANDTVPRPSAAVPGVPPELDELVAWATARNPDDRPADAREMLDHMSGGTQRATGQYRTAVLRPENATAILPSDGPASHTPASYGSAPEDDADDTTVLDRAASGAAGVGTGAAAAGTAPRQRGRNQPGPRRTGGQPGVLSPAAQRLADKSAKRRKRGWIVLAIVVLLALIGGTIGWVYGPGPLGNVRIPEVAGKSVSQARQLIEAQGLRTAASNGHRFDAVIAKGEVSTTKPAAKREVRKGTAIQLVLSDGPRMIALPAIIGQPESTVTAALDDDFELQDTRYQFSADAAKDTVIAATGRDASGAVDLGKTETYAERGPVTLTVSLGPVPDVVGKTVDDARSTLSGVGLELGSQDAKYDDQVPEGQIISASATDDPAVQGTKIDVVVSKGPAPIQLPDVHDKTINDATSTLEGLGLKVSVPDCTNILCGFYDWKATLPVTGTDPPAGTTVHRGDTITLAYEQ, from the coding sequence ATGACCACGAACGCCACGGACCCCATGATCGGTCGGATGATCGACCGACGGTACCGTGTGCGCTCCCGCATCGCCCGCGGCGGCATGGCGACGGTCTACCTCGCCACCGACGTCCGACTCGAGCGGCGCGTCGCGATCAAGATCATGCACGGGCACCTCGCCGACGACCAGGCGTTCCGCGAGCGCTTCATCCAGGAGGCCCGTTCCGCCGCCCGGCTCTCGCACCCGAACCTCGTCGGCGTGTACGACCAGGGTGCCGAGGACGACACCGCCTACATCGTCATGGAGTACATCCCCGGCATCACGCTGCGGGACCTCCTGCAGGAGCACCACGCCCTCACGCCGGAGCAGGCGACCGACATCCTCCGCGCCGTCCTCGCGGGGCTCGCGTCCGCACACCGCGCCGGCATCGTGCACCGCGACCTCAAGCCGGAGAACGTCCTGCTCGCCGACGACGGTCGGATCAAGCTCGGCGACTTCGGCCTCGCGCGCGCCACGACGGCGAACACGGCGACCGGGGCCGCGCTGCTCGGCACGATCGCGTACCTCTCCCCCGAGCTCGTGACCCGTGGCGCCGCCGACTCCCGCAGCGACATCTACGCGCTCGGCATCATGCTCTACGAGATGCTCACCGGTGAGCAGCCGTACAAGGGCGACCAGCCGATGCAGATCGCGTACCAGCACGCGAACGACACCGTGCCCCGCCCGAGCGCGGCGGTCCCCGGCGTCCCGCCGGAGCTCGACGAGCTCGTGGCCTGGGCGACCGCACGGAACCCCGACGACCGGCCGGCCGATGCGCGGGAGATGCTCGACCACATGTCGGGCGGTACCCAGCGCGCGACCGGGCAGTACCGGACCGCCGTGCTCCGCCCCGAGAACGCCACCGCGATCCTCCCGTCCGACGGACCGGCCTCGCACACCCCGGCCTCGTACGGCTCGGCACCGGAGGACGACGCCGACGACACGACCGTCCTCGACCGCGCGGCCTCCGGGGCAGCGGGCGTCGGCACGGGCGCCGCCGCAGCCGGTACCGCACCACGGCAGCGCGGACGGAACCAGCCCGGTCCGCGCCGCACCGGCGGCCAACCCGGCGTGCTCTCCCCCGCGGCGCAGCGGCTCGCCGACAAGTCCGCGAAGCGCCGCAAGCGCGGGTGGATCGTCCTCGCGATCGTCGTGCTGCTCGCGCTCATCGGCGGGACGATCGGCTGGGTGTACGGGCCGGGGCCGCTCGGCAACGTCCGCATCCCGGAGGTCGCCGGCAAGAGCGTGTCGCAGGCCCGCCAACTGATCGAGGCGCAGGGGCTGCGCACCGCGGCGTCGAACGGCCACCGGTTCGACGCGGTCATCGCGAAGGGCGAGGTCTCCACGACGAAGCCGGCCGCGAAGCGCGAGGTCCGGAAGGGCACCGCGATCCAGCTCGTCCTCTCCGACGGGCCGCGCATGATCGCCCTCCCCGCGATCATCGGCCAGCCGGAGTCGACCGTCACCGCCGCGCTCGACGACGACTTCGAGCTGCAGGACACCCGGTACCAGTTCTCCGCGGACGCCGCGAAGGACACCGTCATCGCCGCGACCGGACGCGATGCCTCCGGCGCGGTCGACCTCGGCAAGACGGAGACCTACGCCGAGCGCGGCCCTGTGACGCTGACCGTCTCGCTCGGCCCCGTGCCCGACGTGGTCGGCAAGACCGTGGACGATGCCCGCTCGACACTCAGCGGCGTCGGCCTGGAGCTCGGGTCGCAGGACGCCAAGTACGACGACCAGGTTCCCGAGGGGCAGATCATCTCGGCGTCCGCGACCGACGACCCCGCGGTGCAGGGCACGAAGATCGACGTCGTCGTGTCGAAGGGTCCGGCACCGATCCAGCTGCCGGACGTGCACGACAAGACGATCAACGACGCGACGAGCACCCTCGAGGGCCTCGGGCTCAAGGTCTCCGTCCCGGACTGCACGAACATCCTCTGCGGCTTCTACGACTGGAAGGCCACGCTCCCCGTGACGGGCACGGACCCGCCCGCGGGCACCACCGTGCACCGCGGCGACACGATCACCCTCGCGTACGAGCAGTAG